A genomic region of Arachis stenosperma cultivar V10309 chromosome 9, arast.V10309.gnm1.PFL2, whole genome shotgun sequence contains the following coding sequences:
- the LOC130951079 gene encoding cellulose synthase-like protein G2 isoform X2, whose amino-acid sequence MNSNMEETTTLPLNIFHVNKPMIFTNRLHMLLHSIALCFLFYYRLCYFFQPRATPPLLLPWILVFLSEIILSFIWILGQAYRWNPISRTVFPQRLPEDQKLPHIDVFICTADPTKEPTIDVMNTLLSAMALDYPPDKLHLYVSDDGGSAVTLNGMRVAWKFARCWIPFCTRYRIRCRCPKAYFSSQESDDDFGGDMEFVAHRKMIKEKYEVFKEDMLRFREDEVHSGDATGITSQNHASIIEVIQEDSRDEIEPVNLPSLVYVSREKKPSHPHHFKAGALNALYRVSAVMSNSPYILVLDCDMFCSEPDSVRQALCFHLDPKLSPSLAYVQFPQKFHNISKNDIYDSQHRSAYKVLWQGMDGLKGPVLSGTGFYMKREALYGNYKIKGTELEPQQQFGTSNKLIKSLKQQNFTPDLMNDGKALPDEETLLLASCNYETNTKWGQEIGFLYGTVCEDVHTGFMLNCNGWNSVFCDPAKPQFLGNSTNNLNELLIQGTRWGSGLLDIGSSRFCPLIYGPLRMSLLQSLCVAELTYFPLYCLPLWCFAIVPQLCLLYGFSLYPKLSDPFFFIFLFIFLSSLTKHLVEVLTTGGTFRKWIIEQRIWMMKSVTCHFYGLLDATLKKLGLREGSFMPTNKVEDHEQTMLYQMDKYDFRTSKMFLVPMVAIIIFNMSCFFGGIYRVASVGDWNSMFMQLLLPCYVIVVNYPIIEGLIRKDKGSISTSVIILSNFLVTIIHFILSPLLR is encoded by the exons ATGAATTCCAATATGGAGGAAACTACTACTCTTCCTCTAAATATCTTCCATGTCAACAAGCCTATGATCTTCACCAATAGGCTACACATGCTTCTCCACTCTATTGCTTTGTGCTTCTTATTCTATTACAGACTCTGTTACTTCTTTCAACCTAGAGCAACACCACCATTATTGTTACCCTGGATTCTTGTATTTCTATCTGAGATCATTCTCTCCTTCATTTGGATACTAGGCCAAGCATATAGATGGAACCCAATTTCAAGAACTGTGTTCCCTCAAAGGCTACCTGAAGATCAAAAGCTTCCTCATATTGATGTGTTCATATGCACTGCAGATCCTACTAAGGAGCCTACTATTGATGTCATGAACACTTTGTTATCAGCCATGGCACTTGATTACCCTCCAGATAAGCTTCATCT GTATGTTTCTGATGATGGGGGTTCAGCAGTTACCTTGAATGGGATGAGAGTGGCATGGAAGTTTGCAAGGTGCTGGATTCCCTTCTGCACAAGATACAGAATAAGGTGTAGGTGCCCCAAGGCTTACTTTTCTTCTCAAGAGAGTGATGATGATTTTGGCGGGGACATGGAGTTTGTTGCACATAGGAAAATGATCAAG GAAAAGTATGAGGTTTTCAAAGAAGACATGTTAAGATTTAGAGAAGATGAGGTTCACTCTGGAGATGCTACTGGCATAACAAGTCAAAATCATGCATCTATCATTGAG GTGATACAAGAAGATAGCAGAGATGAAATAGAGCCTGTGAATTTGCCTAGTCTTGTATACGTTTCCCGCGAGAAAAAGCCTTCTCATCCTCACCATTTCAAAGCTGGAGCACTCAATGCACTT TATCGCGTCTCTGCCGTGATGAGCAATTCTCCATACATTCTAGTGCTGGACTGTGACATGTTCTGCAGCGAGCCGGATTCAGTGCGACAAGCACTGTGTTTCCACCTTGATCCAAAGCTATCACCTTCCCTTGCATATGTGCAATTCCCACAGAAATTTCACAACATAAGCAAGAATGATATATATGATAGTCAGCACAGATCAGCATACAAA GTTCTATGGCAAGGTATGGATGGACTTAAGGGGCCTGTGTTGTCTGGCACAGGATTCTATATGAAAAGGGAAGCTCTATATGGAAATTACAAAATCAAAG GCACTGAACTTGAACCCCAACAACAATTTGGCACATCCAACAAGTTAATCAAATCCTTAAAACAACAGAATTTCACTCCTGATTTGATGAATGACGGGAAAGCTTTACCTGATGAAGAGACTCTACTTTTGGCTTCATGTAACTATGAAACTAACACTAAATGGGGTCAAGAG ATTGGATTCTTGTATGGTACTGTATGTGAAGATGTTCACACTGGATTCATGCTGAATTGCAATGGTTGGAATTCAGTTTTTTGTGATCCAGCTAAGCCACAGTTCCTTGGAAACAGTACAAATAACCTGAATGAATTGCTAATTCAAGGAACAAGATGGGGTTCTGGTCTGCTTGACATTGGTTCAAGCAGATTCTGCCCTCTTATATATGGACCTCTAAGGATGTCCCTACTTCAAAGCCTTTGTGTTGCTGAGCTTACATATTTCCCTCTTTATTGCTTGCCTCTTTGGTGTTTTGCCATTGTCCCTCAACTTTGTCTACTATATGGATTTTCCCTCTACCCTAAG CTCTCAGACccatttttcttcatttttctgtTCATCTTCCTATCATCTCTAACAAAACACTTAGTTGAAGTCCTCACAACTGGAGGAACATTCAGAAAGTGGATAATAGAACAAAGGATATGGATGATGAAATCAGTCACATGCCACTTCTATGGATTGTTGGATGCAACACTCAAAAAACTTGGTCTAAGAGAGGGTAGTTTCATGCCGACCAACAAAGTGGAGGATCATGAACAAACCATGTTGTACCAAATGGACAAGTATGATTTCAGGACATCAAAAATGTTCCTTGTTCCAATGGTTGCAATCATAATCTTCAACATGAGTTGCTTCTTTGGGGGAATCTATAGAGTGGCTTCAGTTGGAGATTGGAACAGCATGTTCATGCAGCTATTGCTTCCTTGTTATGTCATTGTTGTGAATTATCCCATCATTGAAGGGCTGATAAGAAAAGACAAAGGAAGCATTTCAACTTCAGTGATTATACTTTCTAACTTTTTGGTAACTATTATTCATTTTATACTGTCTCCTCTCCTAAGATAA
- the LOC130951079 gene encoding cellulose synthase-like protein G2 isoform X1 translates to MNSNMEETTTLPLNIFHVNKPMIFTNRLHMLLHSIALCFLFYYRLCYFFQPRATPPLLLPWILVFLSEIILSFIWILGQAYRWNPISRTVFPQRLPEDQKLPHIDVFICTADPTKEPTIDVMNTLLSAMALDYPPDKLHLYVSDDGGSAVTLNGMRVAWKFARCWIPFCTRYRIRCRCPKAYFSSQESDDDFGGDMEFVAHRKMIKEKYEVFKEDMLRFREDEVHSGDATGITSQNHASIIEVCFWQVIQEDSRDEIEPVNLPSLVYVSREKKPSHPHHFKAGALNALYRVSAVMSNSPYILVLDCDMFCSEPDSVRQALCFHLDPKLSPSLAYVQFPQKFHNISKNDIYDSQHRSAYKVLWQGMDGLKGPVLSGTGFYMKREALYGNYKIKGTELEPQQQFGTSNKLIKSLKQQNFTPDLMNDGKALPDEETLLLASCNYETNTKWGQEIGFLYGTVCEDVHTGFMLNCNGWNSVFCDPAKPQFLGNSTNNLNELLIQGTRWGSGLLDIGSSRFCPLIYGPLRMSLLQSLCVAELTYFPLYCLPLWCFAIVPQLCLLYGFSLYPKLSDPFFFIFLFIFLSSLTKHLVEVLTTGGTFRKWIIEQRIWMMKSVTCHFYGLLDATLKKLGLREGSFMPTNKVEDHEQTMLYQMDKYDFRTSKMFLVPMVAIIIFNMSCFFGGIYRVASVGDWNSMFMQLLLPCYVIVVNYPIIEGLIRKDKGSISTSVIILSNFLVTIIHFILSPLLR, encoded by the exons ATGAATTCCAATATGGAGGAAACTACTACTCTTCCTCTAAATATCTTCCATGTCAACAAGCCTATGATCTTCACCAATAGGCTACACATGCTTCTCCACTCTATTGCTTTGTGCTTCTTATTCTATTACAGACTCTGTTACTTCTTTCAACCTAGAGCAACACCACCATTATTGTTACCCTGGATTCTTGTATTTCTATCTGAGATCATTCTCTCCTTCATTTGGATACTAGGCCAAGCATATAGATGGAACCCAATTTCAAGAACTGTGTTCCCTCAAAGGCTACCTGAAGATCAAAAGCTTCCTCATATTGATGTGTTCATATGCACTGCAGATCCTACTAAGGAGCCTACTATTGATGTCATGAACACTTTGTTATCAGCCATGGCACTTGATTACCCTCCAGATAAGCTTCATCT GTATGTTTCTGATGATGGGGGTTCAGCAGTTACCTTGAATGGGATGAGAGTGGCATGGAAGTTTGCAAGGTGCTGGATTCCCTTCTGCACAAGATACAGAATAAGGTGTAGGTGCCCCAAGGCTTACTTTTCTTCTCAAGAGAGTGATGATGATTTTGGCGGGGACATGGAGTTTGTTGCACATAGGAAAATGATCAAG GAAAAGTATGAGGTTTTCAAAGAAGACATGTTAAGATTTAGAGAAGATGAGGTTCACTCTGGAGATGCTACTGGCATAACAAGTCAAAATCATGCATCTATCATTGAG GTATGTTTTTGGCAGGTGATACAAGAAGATAGCAGAGATGAAATAGAGCCTGTGAATTTGCCTAGTCTTGTATACGTTTCCCGCGAGAAAAAGCCTTCTCATCCTCACCATTTCAAAGCTGGAGCACTCAATGCACTT TATCGCGTCTCTGCCGTGATGAGCAATTCTCCATACATTCTAGTGCTGGACTGTGACATGTTCTGCAGCGAGCCGGATTCAGTGCGACAAGCACTGTGTTTCCACCTTGATCCAAAGCTATCACCTTCCCTTGCATATGTGCAATTCCCACAGAAATTTCACAACATAAGCAAGAATGATATATATGATAGTCAGCACAGATCAGCATACAAA GTTCTATGGCAAGGTATGGATGGACTTAAGGGGCCTGTGTTGTCTGGCACAGGATTCTATATGAAAAGGGAAGCTCTATATGGAAATTACAAAATCAAAG GCACTGAACTTGAACCCCAACAACAATTTGGCACATCCAACAAGTTAATCAAATCCTTAAAACAACAGAATTTCACTCCTGATTTGATGAATGACGGGAAAGCTTTACCTGATGAAGAGACTCTACTTTTGGCTTCATGTAACTATGAAACTAACACTAAATGGGGTCAAGAG ATTGGATTCTTGTATGGTACTGTATGTGAAGATGTTCACACTGGATTCATGCTGAATTGCAATGGTTGGAATTCAGTTTTTTGTGATCCAGCTAAGCCACAGTTCCTTGGAAACAGTACAAATAACCTGAATGAATTGCTAATTCAAGGAACAAGATGGGGTTCTGGTCTGCTTGACATTGGTTCAAGCAGATTCTGCCCTCTTATATATGGACCTCTAAGGATGTCCCTACTTCAAAGCCTTTGTGTTGCTGAGCTTACATATTTCCCTCTTTATTGCTTGCCTCTTTGGTGTTTTGCCATTGTCCCTCAACTTTGTCTACTATATGGATTTTCCCTCTACCCTAAG CTCTCAGACccatttttcttcatttttctgtTCATCTTCCTATCATCTCTAACAAAACACTTAGTTGAAGTCCTCACAACTGGAGGAACATTCAGAAAGTGGATAATAGAACAAAGGATATGGATGATGAAATCAGTCACATGCCACTTCTATGGATTGTTGGATGCAACACTCAAAAAACTTGGTCTAAGAGAGGGTAGTTTCATGCCGACCAACAAAGTGGAGGATCATGAACAAACCATGTTGTACCAAATGGACAAGTATGATTTCAGGACATCAAAAATGTTCCTTGTTCCAATGGTTGCAATCATAATCTTCAACATGAGTTGCTTCTTTGGGGGAATCTATAGAGTGGCTTCAGTTGGAGATTGGAACAGCATGTTCATGCAGCTATTGCTTCCTTGTTATGTCATTGTTGTGAATTATCCCATCATTGAAGGGCTGATAAGAAAAGACAAAGGAAGCATTTCAACTTCAGTGATTATACTTTCTAACTTTTTGGTAACTATTATTCATTTTATACTGTCTCCTCTCCTAAGATAA